Genomic DNA from Tissierellales bacterium:
TTCAGAAGTTATATTTGCAATAGCTGCTGCCACTTGAGGTTTTTCATCTGTTACTTCAATTTTTATAATCTCCGTATCTTGGACAAGGTTTACATTTACCTTTTGTCCAAATTCTTCAAAAGTTAAGTCTAATCCCATTTGATTAATAACCTTATCAGCAACTAATCTACTTTTTACTATTTGTCCATAAGTACCTACAAGCTTTTGATTCAATAATAAATCATTATATTCTAATTGATTATCTCCACCATAATCCTTAGGCTTTCCTACCATAAGTGTTGCAAATGTTTCATATTGGGGAGTTAGTATAAAATAACTTACTATTCCACTGGTTATAATAGATATTAGAGTTACTAATAATATAAGTCTTTTTCTATTTCCTAGAATTAAGAATAATTCTTTAATGCTTATTTCTTCCATATTTATCCTCCTTAATACTGTTTATAAATATAGGGATTCTATCCTATTTTAATTAATAATCTCATTATATACTAAAATTGGTATATAATAAAATTGTTTGATAATTATATACTATTACGTTATGTGAAGGAGTTGCTAGTTTTGTTATTTGTTAATGCAGTAAAAAAAATTGTAAAAAGAAAAAAAATAGATGGCTTCTATGAAGCTAGTTACGTATTAACACCAAAAGAGAAACAAAGTTTAGCAATTGGTTTCTCTGCAATAGCTATACCTATTTTAATAGCTTTATTAATTATTATTATAAATTAATTATAATTAATTTATAAGACTTAATAGAAGGATACCATAGAACTATGAAACCTATGGTATCTTTTTATTAAGTTTCAATATTAAATCATCTAAATCAATCTCATATTCTAATGCAAAATTCTCTAAGGAATCAAATAAATTATGACACATAGTACATTTTCCTGCTATATCATCGTAGAATCTAAAAACTTCTTCCGTTTCAGGATACTTTTCTACAATATACAATATCTGCATTTCTTTTGTAATCACCTAACCACCCTTTTTAGAAATTAATCTTTATTATTACCTATATTATACCAATAAACAAGACAAAATTCTATCTTTTATCATATTTACATCCTATTCTATTTACTATAAACTATATGTAAATGCTAATTGGAGGGATGGTATGAGAAAATTTGATAATATGTTAGACGAATATGCAAGATTATGTGTAGATGTAGGTATTAACTTGCAAGAAGGTCAGCCTTTAGTTATTAGTTCTCCTATTGAAGGTGCTGAGTTCGTTCGATTAGTGGCTAAGCATGCTTATAAAGCTGGTGCTAAAGAAGTCCATGTTAATTGGAATGATGATGTACTTTCTAAAATGAAATATGAAAATGCACCTATGGATGTTTTTGAAAACTTTCCTAAATGGTTTGCTGATGGATTAGAAGAATATGCTGAAGATGGAGCAGGATTTTTATCTATCTACTCCCAGGACCCAGAATTACTTAAGGATGTTGATACTAAAAAGATTGCAGCATATAATAAATCTTCTTCCACAGCCTTAAAAACCTTCACAAAATATACTATGAATGATGAAAACGCTTGGTGTGTAGTATCTATACCTACTGAAGGATGGGCAAAGAGGGTCTTCCCTAATATTTCAGAAGAAGAAGCAATGTCAAAACTATGGGATGCTATATTCATGGCTACTCGTATGAATTTAGAAGATCCATTTAGAGCTTGGGAAGAGCATCTTAAGAACCTAGAAGAAAAAGTTAATTATTTAAACGAGAAAAGCTTTAAAAAACTGCATTATAAAGCCTCTAATGGCACAGATTTAGAGGTAGAGTTACCAGAAGGGCATATCTGGGCTGGCGGTGGTGGAAAAAATACTAAAGATGTATTTTTCGTTG
This window encodes:
- a CDS encoding aminopeptidase, which codes for MRKFDNMLDEYARLCVDVGINLQEGQPLVISSPIEGAEFVRLVAKHAYKAGAKEVHVNWNDDVLSKMKYENAPMDVFENFPKWFADGLEEYAEDGAGFLSIYSQDPELLKDVDTKKIAAYNKSSSTALKTFTKYTMNDENAWCVVSIPTEGWAKRVFPNISEEEAMSKLWDAIFMATRMNLEDPFRAWEEHLKNLEEKVNYLNEKSFKKLHYKASNGTDLEVELPEGHIWAGGGGKNTKDVFFVANMPTEEVFTMPLKTGVNGVVYSTKPLNYGGNLIDNFKLEFVNGKVENFEAEEGYEVLKDLLVLDEGAKYLGEVALVPYDSPISNSNILFLNTLFDENASCHFAFGKAYPTNIKGGEKMTDKELEKAGVNDSLTHVDFMVGSEDLNIVGETKDGEKIQIFENGNWAF
- a CDS encoding Wzz/FepE/Etk N-terminal domain-containing protein — encoded protein: MEEISIKELFLILGNRKRLILLVTLISIITSGIVSYFILTPQYETFATLMVGKPKDYGGDNQLEYNDLLLNQKLVGTYGQIVKSRLVADKVINQMGLDLTFEEFGQKVNVNLVQDTEIIKIEVTDEKPQVAAAIANITSE